Proteins from a genomic interval of Chryseobacterium indologenes:
- the aspS gene encoding aspartate--tRNA ligase: protein MFRSHTNGELSLKNLNEEVTLSGWVQTIRDKGFMIWVDLRDRYGITQLVFDQDRSSAQLMEEAKKLGREFVIQATGKVIERVSKNPNIPTGEIELLVEKLTVLNESQLPPFTIEDETDGGEELRMKYRYLDIRRNPVKDKLIFRHKMAQKVRNYLSEEGFIEVETPVLIKSTPEGARDFVVPSRMNPGQFYALPQSPQTFKQLLMVGGMDKYFQIVKCFRDEDLRADRQPEFTQIDCEMAFVEQEDIMNVFEGMTQTLLKDITGQEFGAFPRMTFADAMRKYGNDKPDIRFGMEFVELNELVKGKDFKIFDDAELVVGINVEGCADYTRKQIDELVDWVKRPQVGASGLIWAKFQNDGVKTSSVNKFYNEEDLAKIIEKFGAKEGDLMLILSGNENKVRAQLSALRMELGNRLGLRKGNEFAPLWVIDFPLLEWDEDTERYHAMHHPFTSPKPEDIHLLETDPGKVRANAYDMVLNGNEIGGGSIRIFDKDLQSKMFDLLGFSKEEAEAQFGFLMNAFKYGAPPHGGLAFGFDRLVAILDGNEVIRDYIAFPKNNSGRDVMIDAPASIADTQLDELELKLDLKA from the coding sequence ATGTTTCGATCACACACCAACGGAGAATTATCTCTAAAGAATCTGAATGAAGAAGTTACACTATCAGGATGGGTACAGACTATCCGTGATAAAGGATTTATGATTTGGGTAGATCTTCGAGATCGTTACGGAATTACCCAACTGGTGTTTGACCAGGACCGTTCTTCTGCTCAGTTGATGGAAGAAGCAAAGAAATTAGGCCGTGAGTTTGTGATTCAGGCTACCGGAAAAGTCATTGAAAGAGTAAGCAAGAATCCCAATATTCCAACGGGAGAAATTGAGCTTTTAGTAGAAAAATTAACGGTTCTGAATGAGTCACAATTGCCTCCTTTCACTATTGAAGATGAAACAGATGGTGGTGAAGAATTAAGAATGAAGTACCGTTATCTGGATATCAGAAGAAATCCGGTAAAAGATAAACTGATTTTCCGTCACAAAATGGCACAGAAAGTAAGAAATTACTTATCTGAAGAAGGATTTATTGAAGTGGAAACTCCTGTCCTGATCAAATCTACTCCGGAAGGGGCAAGGGACTTTGTGGTTCCAAGCAGAATGAACCCGGGACAGTTTTATGCACTGCCACAATCTCCACAAACCTTCAAACAGCTCTTGATGGTAGGCGGTATGGATAAGTATTTCCAGATTGTAAAATGTTTCCGTGATGAAGATTTAAGAGCCGACAGACAGCCGGAATTTACACAGATCGACTGTGAAATGGCTTTTGTAGAGCAGGAAGATATCATGAACGTTTTTGAAGGAATGACCCAAACTCTTTTAAAGGATATTACAGGTCAGGAATTCGGTGCTTTCCCAAGAATGACTTTCGCAGATGCGATGAGGAAATACGGAAACGACAAACCGGATATCCGTTTCGGAATGGAGTTTGTGGAACTTAATGAACTGGTTAAAGGAAAAGATTTCAAAATATTTGATGATGCAGAATTAGTAGTGGGAATCAATGTGGAAGGATGTGCAGACTATACGAGAAAGCAGATTGACGAACTTGTAGACTGGGTAAAACGTCCACAGGTTGGTGCTTCAGGATTGATTTGGGCAAAATTCCAGAATGATGGAGTGAAAACCTCATCAGTAAACAAATTCTACAACGAGGAGGATCTGGCAAAAATCATCGAAAAATTTGGGGCCAAAGAAGGCGACTTAATGTTGATTCTTTCCGGAAATGAAAATAAAGTAAGAGCTCAGCTTTCTGCGTTAAGAATGGAGCTTGGAAACCGTTTAGGATTGAGAAAAGGAAATGAATTTGCACCACTTTGGGTCATTGACTTCCCTCTATTGGAATGGGATGAAGATACTGAAAGATACCATGCAATGCACCATCCTTTCACCTCTCCAAAACCGGAAGATATCCATTTATTGGAAACTGATCCGGGTAAAGTAAGAGCCAACGCTTACGATATGGTTCTTAACGGAAACGAAATCGGGGGCGGATCGATCAGAATTTTTGACAAAGACCTTCAGTCTAAAATGTTTGACCTGTTAGGATTCTCAAAAGAAGAAGCGGAAGCTCAGTTTGGATTCTTAATGAATGCCTTTAAGTACGGAGCACCTCCACATGGTGGTTTAGCATTCGGATTTGACCGTCTGGTAGCGATTCTGGATGGCAATGAAGTAATCAGAGACTATATCGCATTCCCTAAGAACAATTCCGGACGTGATGTCATGATTGATGCACCTGCTTCCATTGCTGATACACAGCTTGATGAGCTGGAATTAAAATTAGATTTAAAAGCATAA
- a CDS encoding adenylosuccinate synthase translates to MDIVLGLQWGDEGKGKFIDLISENYDITARFNGGSNAGHSIERNGKRITLKMIPSGIFMNRVQNVIGTGTVLDPVSFKKEILNLQLFDASLQPENNIIISRKAHFVLPTHKLLDVFMEENPDFTTIGTTKNGIAQAYSNKILRQNLRIGDMYAPDFKSRARYIIERDYKMLAAGKMTLPILEEITEEFLDAVDFLKRFRCTETEIYLNNALSEGKTILAEGSQAAMLDIDHGTYPYVTSSSTTAAGACSGLGISPKKMGEIYGIAKAYCTRVGNGAFPTELFDELGDEIRTKGNEFGSNTGRPRRTGWLDLPALKYAIMINGVTQLVLTKADVLSGLKSVAVCTHYESEDGTLETVSGTLSENTRPVLKWMNGWEADFSNMKNSSELPVELTEFLSFLEAELGIPVSYLSTGPGREQMLKMK, encoded by the coding sequence ATGGATATCGTATTAGGATTGCAGTGGGGTGATGAAGGAAAAGGGAAATTTATTGACCTGATCAGTGAAAACTATGACATTACAGCCCGTTTCAACGGAGGATCGAATGCAGGGCACAGCATAGAACGAAACGGAAAGAGAATTACCCTTAAAATGATCCCTTCCGGGATTTTTATGAACAGAGTACAGAATGTGATCGGTACGGGAACTGTTCTGGATCCTGTAAGCTTTAAAAAGGAAATACTCAACCTTCAATTATTTGATGCCTCCCTACAACCGGAAAACAATATCATTATTTCCAGAAAGGCACATTTTGTATTGCCAACACACAAGCTTCTTGATGTTTTCATGGAGGAAAATCCCGATTTTACTACTATAGGAACTACAAAAAATGGAATCGCACAGGCGTATTCCAATAAAATTTTAAGACAGAACCTGAGAATAGGGGATATGTATGCTCCCGATTTTAAAAGCAGGGCCCGGTACATCATCGAAAGAGATTATAAGATGCTGGCTGCCGGAAAGATGACTTTACCAATATTGGAAGAAATTACAGAGGAATTTCTGGATGCAGTAGATTTCCTGAAAAGATTCAGGTGTACGGAAACGGAAATCTATCTGAATAATGCTTTATCAGAAGGAAAAACAATATTAGCCGAAGGTTCACAGGCCGCTATGCTGGATATCGATCACGGGACTTATCCTTATGTAACCTCTTCTTCTACCACAGCAGCTGGTGCTTGCAGCGGACTGGGGATTTCGCCGAAAAAAATGGGAGAAATCTATGGGATAGCAAAAGCATATTGTACTAGAGTAGGAAACGGAGCATTCCCAACTGAACTTTTTGACGAGTTAGGAGATGAGATCAGAACGAAAGGAAATGAATTCGGTTCCAATACCGGCCGGCCGAGAAGGACAGGCTGGTTAGATTTACCGGCGTTAAAATATGCTATAATGATTAATGGTGTAACTCAACTGGTTTTAACAAAAGCTGATGTGTTAAGTGGTTTAAAATCTGTTGCTGTCTGCACTCATTACGAATCGGAGGACGGAACACTTGAAACGGTTTCCGGTACTCTTTCTGAAAATACCCGCCCTGTGCTGAAGTGGATGAATGGATGGGAAGCCGATTTTTCTAATATGAAGAATTCTTCGGAACTGCCGGTTGAACTCACTGAGTTTTTATCTTTCCTGGAAGCTGAGCTGGGTATTCCTGTATCGTATTTGTCCACAGGCCCGGGAAGAGAGCAGATGTTGAAAATGAAATGA